One window of the Torulaspora delbrueckii CBS 1146 chromosome 6, complete genome genome contains the following:
- the APC1 gene encoding anaphase promoting complex subunit 1 (similar to Saccharomyces cerevisiae APC1 (YNL172W); ancestral locus Anc_2.82): protein MDDSPWLNTVEYQRSDKTIANDCCFEFDAKDRGDVWISQNKKCVEWFVDDQCVRRFFYEQPVIKAGFVDFATVPNCLVIILRDVAHVYFLTNGDSATVCFPFYVSKAFWYSQGVVLEREMGLSFAEGEVQHRFITLSDPMAPFGFITFSPQQKYNEDPRHLQMLVFPKDENYSITVLLDVIQWKLNFYYTQVLTTDSKEDLKKKDYVSATPTADPSKNLRKMSILNRRVNSTTLNHDVNETVQTDSLAALTSNNRPSRSTSATVDRMSGSTTSPTVEFSSNPSQQQQLQQNELLNQAISSKDVKLTRVSCMTLPQHFSNELGTIKCIALKFQDQEAIAIFDSVTQFSKVWIIDLLPDVINSLSFKVHGDSPQDLIKLSDLEIQGQISDILPYHSRVASGTLTVLLNSSKKVCLYNPFIKLESPQHDESHDDLCHVSEDRMVCSEFISALNKKVCNIPTFFPSPRESTVKLCFEALKWVCTPSVLFATLYLWQYVMTKPDLIDDSSPLCSEFSALEYVLSSLILTMEDDINEDYFETAALQLLRQKNSNNLIPEIIMGLHLVREELALNVLTKKDVQRLGDFLYFATSKMNWPIEWRQYYGSIDTKPIFSPLKGTFAHPLDEPPSILKSLYSVTENSAIPTTPFICFSRLAEMDSHVDQLVTPRTFKSLRLYELTRASNYTDDYLIEILTKLQISKEEIETYPIGMLTPLSKMLKKIEDKLSQVNVNLDLSVICRPDLERCVALIEQIKSDVDKDLLSKTSRQLKFTGPQTKSKPEVKDLYTILTDVVKSSRHFSSERSSGNEDQSADDFDEGSTLKKNAGLIFSEDRRLSYVLSQLIYYKPSKIDFLSLEKNYRKILRQKRAVAKIMSMRTCTSGIGFGAVAYATEKPLATQKWTRPQLNFTYLFPDGTKIALQQSDLDKDVLQWGEFHGGVSSGLRISRKAKGINGSWITFCKPNELDAQHGGFLLGLGLNGHLTGLEEWHVYNYLSPKKTFVSIGLLLGMSASMRGTMDLKLTKVLSVHTVTFLPPGSSDLNINLKVQTAGLIGIGLLYQKSQHRRMSDVLYSQLSSFIVVNEEPVSDEGYRLASGIGLGLINLGAGDINAGRKMVEDEEPDDGLMVPMINGTGPDERIIVGLLQLVTDNHDVEEEWIPENSQASATVALLLIFLKTNNTFIANMIRPNLKSATSNFRPDLFMFREWAYHMIVWSEIGNGLQFMLEGLEYHAEEGITTDNLPIYYTIAGRALAMGIRYASMGNIEMRDSLLLLVDRFLPFYQYPGDERLDFKLAIVGINVLVNVLIVSASMIMCGTGDLSVLRRIRYLREVVTGKHSDLFRANSSRTKSKNYRQNPNEAGMSLDEEEEDIPDESASQGSADDSNEDNSEESTNPGSPSSDQGDEENQYGKFIASNLSLGFLFLGSGQYALKTSNLESIAYLVITAIPSYVHKCPLQETKHFWSMAVEPRCLVIRDATTEELVDNVPFEVNFRVNDTFDETKFMTAPCLLPDIRKITSLKVNSEGYYPIEIKFDNDLKAANFFKNGTVLHIQPKKNSTASGQASSSSYENTSDIQRTLKMKVNALESDKVSTGRNSSIETLAHQLNSSINLNDTTMAELKTITRDTSLQESSIYSYDFDMLCSDANNGDVNDYQLEIWRSKQNV from the coding sequence ATGGATGATAGCCCATGGTTGAACACTGTTGAGTACCAGAGGTCGGATAAGACCATAGCAAATGACTGTTGTTTCGAATTTGATGCCAAGGACAGAGGTGATGTTTGGATTTCCCAAAATAAGAAGTGTGTGGAATGGTTTGTAGATGATCAGTGCGTCAGAAGGTTTTTCTATGAGCAACCTGTAATTAAGGCTGGGTTTGTTGATTTCGCTACTGTTCCAAACTGTCTTGTGATTATTTTGAGGGATGTCGCACACGTCTATTTTCTAACTAATGGTGATTCAGCAACGGTATGCTTCCCATTCTATGTTTCCAAAGCTTTTTGGTATTCCCAGGGAGTTGTTTTGGAGAGGGAAATGGGGTTGAGTTTCGCAGAAGGTGAAGTCCAACATAGATTTATTACATTGTCGGACCCCATGGCACCTTTTGGGTTTATAACCTTTTCCCCGCAACAAAAGTACAATGAGGATCCCAGACATTTGCAAATGTTGGTCTTTCCTAAGGATGAGAATTATAGCATCACGGTATTATTAGATGTTATACAATGGAAACTAAACTTTTACTATACGCAAGTGCTTACTACGGATTCTAAAGAGGATcttaagaagaaggattaTGTAAGCGCTACTCCTACTGCTGATCCTTCCAAGAATCTTCGAAAGATGTCGATTTTAAACAGAAGAGTTAATTCCACTACCCTTAACCATGACGTGAATGAGACTGTGCAAACCGATTCTTTGGCGGCATTGACCAGTAACAATAGGCCCAGTAGAAGCACGTCAGCTACAGTGGATCGTATGAGTGGCTCAACCACCTCTCCTACCGTAGAGTTCTCATCGAATCCTTCTCAACAgcaacaattgcaacaaaACGAACTTTTAAATCAGGCCATATCCTCAAAAGATGTCAAACTAACGAGAGTATCTTGCATGACTTTACCTCAGCATTTCTCCAACGAGCTTGGTACGATAAAATGTATCGCCCTCaagtttcaagatcaagaagcaATCGCCATATTCGATTCAGTAACTCAGTTCTCTAAAGTTTGGATTATAGATTTGCTTCCAGACGTTATAAATTCCCTATCTTTTAAAGTTCATGGCGATTCACCTCAGGACCTAATAAAGCTTTCAGACTTGGAAATACAAGGGCAGATAAGCGATATCCTACCATACCACTCGAGGGTTGCAAGTGGAACGTTGACTGTCTTGCTCAACTCGAGCAAAAAAGTTTGTCTATACAATCCTTTTATCAAGCTAGAGTCACCGCAGCATGATGAATCTCATGATGACTTATGCCATGTATCGGAGGACAGGATGGTTTGCAGTGAATTTATCTCTGCTCTTAACAAAAAAGTCTGCAATATACCAACCTTTTTCCCATCCCCGAGAGAAAGCACCGTAAAGCTCTGTTTTGAGGCATTGAAATGGGTCTGTACTCCGAGTGTTCTTTTCGCTACTCTGTACTTATGGCAATACGTGATGACGAAACCCGATTTAATCGATGATTCTTCTCCTCTGTGTTCGGAGTTTTCTGCATTGGAGTATGTTTTATCTTCTTTAATACTGACAATGGAAGATGACATTAACGAAGATTATTTTGAGACTGCTGCACTTCAACTACTACGTCAAAAGAATTCCAACAATTTGATACCCGAAATAATCATGGGTTTACATCTGGTACGAGAAGAGCTTGCTTTGAATGTGCttaccaagaaagatgtTCAGAGGCTAGGAGACTTTCTGTATTTTGCAACATCAAAAATGAATTGGCCAATTGAATGGAGACAGTACTATGGAAGTATTGATACCAAACCAATTTTTTCTCCACTTAAAGGGACTTTTGCACATCCTCTCGACGAACCACCTTCGATTTTAAAATCACTATACAGTGTGACTGAGAATAGCGCAATACCGACAACTCCCTTCATTTGTTTTTCCAGACTTGCTGAAATGGATTCACATGTTGACCAACTGGTCACTCCAAggactttcaaaagtttgagaTTATATGAATTGACCAGGGCTTCCAACTATACAGATGATTACTTGATTGAAATACTAACAAAGTTACAGATAAGTAAAGAGGAGATAGAAACTTATCCAATTGGGATGTTAACGCCCCTGTCAAAGATGCTAAAAAAGATCGAGGACAAGTTGTCACAAGTTAATGtgaatcttgatctttcgGTCATCTGCAGGCCTGACCTCGAGAGGTGCGTCGCGCTTATAGAGCAGATTAAGAGTGACGTTGATAAGGACCTCTTATCCAAGACATCAAGGCAGTTAAAATTCACCGGCCCCCAAACTAAGTCGAAGCCTGAGGTTAAGGACCTTTACACTATCCTGACGGATGTTGTTAAGAGCAGTCGCCATTTTAGCTcagaaagaagctcagGTAACGAGGATCAGAGCGcagatgattttgatgaggGGTCGACACTAAAGAAAAATGCAGGCTTGATTTTCTCTGAAGATAGGAGGCTCAGTTATGTTCTTTCCCAGCTTATTTATTATAAGCCAAGCaagattgattttttatCCTTGGAGAAGAACTATAGGAAGATTCTGAGACAGAAGAGGGCTGTGGCGAAAATCATGTCGATGAGGACATGTACATCTGGGATTGGTTTTGGAGCTGTTGCTTATGCTACCGAGAAACCTCTCGCAACGCAAAAATGGACGAGACCACAGTTGAACTTTACTTATCTGTTCCCAGACGGAACGAAAATAGCCCTACAGCAAAGTGATCTAGATAAAGATGTTTTACAGTGGGGAGAGTTTCATGGCGGTGTTAGTTCAGGATTGAGAATCTCCAGGAAGGCGAAGGGAATTAACGGAAGCTGGATCACCTTTTGCAAACCAAATGAATTGGATGCCCAACACGGTGGTTTCCTCCTGGGTCTTGGACTTAATGGACATTTGACTGGACTTGAAGAGTGGCATGTGTACAACTATTTGAGTCCCAAGAAAACTTTCGTCAGTATCGGTCTGCTTCTTGGTATGAGTGCCAGCATGAGAGGCACCATGGATCTAAAATTGACGAAAGTGTTAAGTGTACACACCGTGACGTTTTTACCTCCTGGATCAAGCGACCTCAATATCAACCTGAAAGTTCAAACAGCTGGACTGATTGGAATCGGTTTGCTCTATCAGAAGTCTCAACATAGAAGGATGAGCGATGTGCTTTATTCCCAGCTGTCTTCGTTCATAGTTGTAAATGAAGAGCCTGTTAGTGATGAGGGCTATCGACTTGCGAGCGGAATTGGATTGGGGCTCATCAATCTAGGCGCCGGTGATATTAACGCAGGGAGGAAAATGGTGGAAGACGAGGAGCCAGATGATGGTCTAATGGTGCCCATGATCAACGGAACAGGTCCAGACGAGAGAATAATAGTTGGACTTCTCCAGCTAGTGACTGATAACCACGACgtcgaagaagaatggATTCCGGAAAACTCTCAAGCCAGTGCGACGGTTGCACTTCTGCTAATCTTTTTAAAGACAAACAATACGTTTATCGCTAATATGATTAGACCGAATCTCAAGTCTGCGACCTCTAATTTCCGCCCTGATCTCTTCATGTTCAGAGAGTGGGCCTATCATATGATAGTGTGGTCTGAGATTGGAAATGGTCTTCAATTCATGTTAGAAGGCCTTGAATATCATGCCGAGGAAGGCATTACAACAGATAATTTACCAATCTATTACACAATAGCGGGTCGTGCACTTGCGATGGGCATCCGATATGCCTCAATGGGAAACATCGAAATGCGAGATTCACTTTTACTATTAGTGGATAGATTCTTGCCCTTTTACCAGTATCCCGGCGACGAGAGACTAGACTTCAAGCTGGCAATCGTAGGTATAAACGTTCTGGTCAACGTTTTGATAGTCTCAGCTAGCATGATTATGTGCGGAACTGGCGATTTGAGTGTCCTTCGGAGAATAAGATATCTCAGAGAAGTTGTTACAGGAAAACATTCAGATCTTTTCCGAGCCAACTCTTCACGCACCAAATCCAAGAATTATAGACAAAACCCCAACGAGGCCGGGATGTCGTTagatgaggaggaagaagatatacCCGACGAATCAGCTTCCCAAGGCTCTGCAGATGATTCAAATGAAGATAATTCAGAAGAGTCCACAAATCCTGGAAGTCCATCGAGCGATCAGGGCGATGAGGAAAACCAGTATGGTAAGTTCATTGCCTCGAATTTATCCTTGGGCTTTCTATTTCTAGGGTCTGGTCAGTACGCTCTGAAAACATCGAATTTGGAGAGCATTGCCTATCTTGTCATTACTGCAATACCAAGTTACGTTCACAAGTGCCCTTTGCAGGAGACAAAGCATTTCTGGAGCATGGCGGTAGAGCCAAGATGTTTAGTTATTAGAGATGCAACAACAGAAGAACTTGTGGATAACGTGCCCTTCGAAGTCAACTTCAGAGTCAATGATACTTTTGATGAAACAAAGTTCATGACCGCTCCATGCTTGTTACCAGACATAAGGAAAATTACGTCTCTTAAAGTCAATTCAGAAGGCTATTATCCTATTGAGATAAAATTTGACAATGACCTCAAGGCAGcgaattttttcaagaatggtaCGGTCCTTCACATACAGCCCAAGAAGAACTCTACCGCCAGTGGGCAGGCCTCCTCATCGAGCTACGAAAACACATCTGATATACAGCGGACGCTGAAAATGAAGGTCAATGCCCTGGAATCCGATAAAGTAAGCACTGGCCGTAATTCCAGCATTGAAACCTTAGCACATCAACTGAACAGTAGCATTAATCTCAATGATACGACTATGGCGGAACTGAAAACCATAACACGAGACACAAGTTTACAGGAGAGTAGCATATACTCTTACGACTTTGACATGCTATGTTCCGACGCTAATAATGGTGACGTGAATGATTATCAACTTGAAATATGGAGAAGTAAGCAAAACGTTTGA
- the PSD1 gene encoding phosphatidylserine decarboxylase 1 (similar to Saccharomyces cerevisiae PSD1 (YNL169C); ancestral locus Anc_2.83) has translation MIPVGKALNRGRSIITMPVGRLATKMQFRNRTAVLWSRSFATGGVVSQKHKAGEIVKRGKEAKLLSQKSVIKWVVLTGVTIALGTVILNSQTRDEDEAEDEETKGRKRLPRIRIFDNDWLFFCYSTLPLNALSRLWGQVNSLNLPVWLRPWGFKCYSYLFGVNLDEMVDQDLKNYANLSEFFYREIRPNCRPIDTRENVVVCPSDGKILKIGIIDSESGEIEQVKGLTYSIKDFLGTHSHPTMSKSESSLDLNSDEEKHKEFARQIDFRLSDQSGHESEHYLNVKEEGDKVIEEAKPSISKSMKLLNELSLMPGSYHMPYNEPNDTQLYFAVVYLAPGDYHHYHSPVNWVCKLRRHFPGDLFSVAPYFQRNFPNLFVLNERVALLGHWKHGFFSMTAVGATNVGSIKLSFDKELVTNVRRKKHNEPHSCYEATYQNASKILGGMPLIKGEEMGGFMLGSTVVLCFEAPRGFQFDVKVGDKVKLGQALGAVE, from the coding sequence ATGATACCGGTTGGGAAGGCTCTAAACCGTGGGAGAAGTATCATTACGATGCCTGTAGGACGTTTGGCAACTAAGATGCAGTTCCGTAACCGGACTGCTGTTTTATGGAGTAGAAGTTTTGCCACGGGAGGAGTGGTGTCGCAGAAACATAAAGCTGGAGAAATTGTCAAACGTGGTAAGGAGGCTAAACTTTTATCCCAAAAATCCGTTATCAAGTGGGTTGTATTGACAGGTGTGACTATAGCATTAGGAACTGTCATTCTCAATTCTCAGACTAgggatgaagatgaagccgaagatgaagagacaaaagGTCGCAAGAGGTTGCCAAGAATTAGGatctttgataatgattggctcttcttttgctACTCTACGTTACCTTTGAATGCTTTGTCTCGCCTTTGGGGCCAAGTTAATTCTCTTAATTTACCGGTATGGCTCAGACCTTGGGGATTTAAGTGTTATTCGTACTTGTTCGGTGTTAATTTAGATGAAATGGTAGACCAAGATCTGAAAAACTACGCAAATCTATCTGAATTTTTTTATCGAGAGATAAGACCTAACTGCAGACCCATTGACACTCGTGAAAATGTGGTGGTTTGCCCCAGTGATGGtaagatcttgaaaattggtATTATAGATTCTGAAAGTGGTGAGATTGAACAAGTCAAAGGGTTAACCTATTCTATCAAGGATTTCTTAGGTACACATTCTCACCCGACAATGTCCAAAAGTGAGTCAAGTCTAGATTTGAACTCAGATGAGGAAAAACACAAGGAATTCGCAAGACAAATTGATTTCAGGCTTTCTGATCAAAGTGGACACGAATCAGAGCACTATCTGAATGtaaaggaagaaggtgaCAAAGTTATTGAGGAAGCCAAACCTTCTATCTCCAAGAGTATGAAATTGTTAAATGAATTATCGCTGATGCCTGGTTCCTATCACATGCCATATAACGAGCCAAATGACACTCAGTTATATTTCGCTGTCGTCTACCTGGCTCCCGGTGATTACCATCATTATCACTCTCCGGTAAACTGGGTTTGTAAACTTCGTCGTCATTTCCCAGGTGATCTATTCTCTGTGGCTCCTTACTTCCAACGTAATTTCCCTAATCTGTTTGTGTTAAATGAACGTGTCGCTCTGTTAGGTCACTGGAAACATGGTTTCTTCAGCATGACAGCAGTTGGTGCCACAAATGTGGGGTCTATCAAGTTGAGTTTTGACAAGGAACTGGTAACTAACGTTAGAAGAAAAAAGCATAACGAGCCTCATTCCTGCTACGAAGCTACCTATCAAAACGCTAGCAAGATACTTGGCGGTATGCCACTGATTAAGGGTGAAGAGATGGGTGGTTTTATGCTGGGTAGTACTGTTGTGTTGTGCTTCGAAGCACCAAGAGGGTTCCAGTTCGACGTCAAAGTGGGTGACAAGGTCAAATTGGGTCAAGCGTTGGGAGCTGTAGAGTAG
- the DCD1 gene encoding deoxycytidine monophosphate deaminase (similar to Saccharomyces cerevisiae DCD1 (YHR144C); ancestral locus Anc_2.84), whose amino-acid sequence MLVAVSGTKFSGIEVAVEVLVEEFGFEYLCKQDPEELLEYAIKNYTRNMVVRCESLSLLETLEKRPFFVHLSLDASVGMRYKLSKQITSLEEFIDLLDVHDFEKDSVEMRERSHLKFKIINKDLQTLKLRVTEAIGLQLQALKGPNPTSEIVPPLRPDWDSYFMKLATLAASRSNCMKRKVGCVIVRDRRVIATGYNGTPRNLTNCFNGGCPRCNGGGSSALHTCLCLHAEENALLEAGRDRVGPNAILYCDTCPCLTCSVKIVQTGITEVVYSQTYRMDEASFQVLREAGVKIRQFSFVLEPRIMMV is encoded by the coding sequence ATGCTTGTTGCAGTTAGTGGTACAAAGTTTAGTGGCATTGAGGTAGCAGTCGAGGTCCTGGTTGAGGAATTTGGGTTTGAATACCTGTGCAAGCAAGATCCAGAAGAATTGCTAGAGTATGCAATTAAGAACTATACAAGAAACATGGTGGTACGTTGCGAGAGTTTATCGTTGCTAGaaactcttgaaaagaGACCTTTTTTCGTTCATCTATCGTTAGATGCGTCTGTTGGGATGAGGTACAAGTTGAGTAAGCAGATTACATCCCTTGAAGAGTTCATAGACCTCTTAGATGTCCatgattttgagaaagacTCTGTGGAGATGCGGGAAAGGTCTcatttgaagttcaagattaTCAACAAGGACTTGCAAACGCTCAAGTTGAGAGTAACAGAGGCAATAGGACTTCAACTACAGGCTTTGAAGGGGCCCAATCCCACAAGTGAGATCGTCCCACCATTGAGACCGGATTGGGACTCCTATTTCATGAAACTGGCTACATTGGCGGCGTCTCGCTCTAATTGTATGAAACGGAAAGTTGGGTGTGTTATCGTGAGAGATCGTAGAGTGATCGCCACTGGTTACAACGGGACTCCTCGTAATTTGACTAACTGCTTCAATGGTGGGTGTCCCCGTTGTAATGGAGGTGGGTCCAGTGCATTGCATACATGTCTCTGTCTTCACGCTGAAGAAAATGCTCTACTAGAGGCTGGTAGAGATCGTGTAGGACCTAATGCTATCCTTTACTGTGATACTTGCCCTTGCCTTACATGCTCTGTAAAGATAGTGCAGACAGGTATAACTGAGGTCGTCTACAGCCAAACTTATCGAATGGACGAAGCCAGTTTCCAAGTTCTACGGGAAGCTGGAGTCAAGATTAGACAATTCAGTTTCGTTTTGGAGCCCCGGATAATGATGGTATAA
- the FMP41 gene encoding Fmp41p (similar to Saccharomyces cerevisiae YNL168C; ancestral locus Anc_2.85): protein MSYNYLRSARKVICIGRNFAAHIKELENPTPKQPFFFLKPTSAIITPIDANNERKVLPKDSSYHGLNDDGTNPSPIYIPKGVIVHHEVELGLVIDKYISNAEASKFKAEDVYDSISGVFLALDLTARNVQDEAKKKGLPWSIGKGFDSFLPVSHFISKDQFINEKKNIQNAFRLKCSVNGTLRQDGTTDLMLNHLNKIIQHISTTMSLEPGDLVLTGTPAGVGELHPGDAIRSELYYHDTKLVDMEFNCEERPGPYVYRET, encoded by the coding sequence ATGAGTTACAACTATTTGAGATCTGCTAGAAAGGTTATTTGCATTGGCCGTAATTTTGCTGCCCatatcaaagaacttgagAATCCAACTCCCAAGCAGccgttcttcttcttgaagccTACTTCAGCCATTATCACACCAATTGATGCAAACAATGAACGCAAGGTTTTACCCAAAGATTCGAGTTATCATGGtttgaatgatgatggaACTAATCCTTCTCCTATCTACATTCCAAAGGGAGTTATTGTCCATCATGAAGTCGAATTAGGTTTGGTAATTGACAAATACATCTCAAATGCAGAAGCTAGTAAGTTCAAGGCAGAGGACGTTTACGATTCAATCAGCGGAGTGTTTTTGGCATTGGATTTGACTGCTCGTAACGTTCAGGAcgaggccaagaagaaaggtCTTCCATGGTCCATTGGTAAAGGGTTTGACTCATTTCTGCCTGTATCTCATTTCATCTCAAAGgatcaattcatcaacGAGAAGAAAAACATACAAAACGCATTTAGACTCAAGTGCAGTGTCAATGGTACATTAAGACAGGACGGTACGACCGATCTGATGCTTAATCATCTAAACAAGATTATTCAACACATTTCCACAACCATGTCTCTCGAGCCTGGTGATTTGGTCCTGACGGGTACTCCAGCGGGTGTCGGAGAATTGCATCCTGGTGATGCAATCAGATCTGAGTTGTATTATCATGACACTAAATTAGTTGACATGGAATTCAACTGCGAAGAGCGTCCAGGGCCTTATGTGTATAGGGAAACCTGA
- the SKO1 gene encoding Sko1p (similar to Saccharomyces cerevisiae SKO1 (YNL167C); ancestral locus Anc_2.86) — protein MASTNRENSVSSSQSVSMFDLEPNPFEQSFASTKKSNSVPGVIASSQQAPDSRVRSAHVPVTERNSTLSISEITSNNRGTTPNDQRKPSPFLYGAQKPNLASPPLLTPGGSKRLPPIIFPPNFIQQVPGEPSLIDQGPAASLATVSPKDNRPSTVEVQRPPLTLSLSRSGLIPNESNLRTGLTPNILTPGHQLPPTHYPYHPLPYYHGPKVDSHDELKPNNGMNLGLGVPNANELNNNPQSLTPGLGSLLAFSPGQTSQRTIGTLPRNGSPQADTSVQADSTAIEEAANKDSIIEPTISTTGTKQRGTSFSNSPSRASARKKRKTSVTSKGIKSTKNSQKSTSYSTDPKSLAKNNNADKESDDDQERKRKEFLERNRVAASKFRQRKKEYIKKVEMDLKFYEAEYEDMSRAMNKMCGINQGSNSPSNSLVCMLETAVSKNDIPSSLSILTHIKQVLYETRYFQRNGKNPRSGIEYSQESEEEDKHGTDKERSMSRSRHGSLVGHPSSSNSIQSSDSHTAGPMAASFIANGAPHSSSTRSNVSSLGIESASIGTDNTSAPSSVRPDDPNAADFPGPYDEKNRSTAQPVASAIGTISTLPDVINGRQVIPLNGIDPQPDSNSNNVSEIRQSSLVNITTCLGSPQPIPSQYPNSN, from the coding sequence ATGGCTTCTACCAATCGAGAAAACAGCGTATCGTCATCACAAAGTGTTTCGATGTTTGATTTAGAACCAAATCCGTTTGAACAGAGTTTTGCGTCGACGAAGAAGTCGAACTCGGTGCCTGGGGTTATTGCATCCAGTCAGCAGGCTCCAGATTCCAGGGTTAGGAGCGCACATGTTCCAGTCACAGAGAGGAATTCAACACTATCGATATCAGAGATAACTTCGAATAACCGAGGAACAACACCGAATGATCAGAGGAAACCTTCCCCTTTCTTGTATGGGGCTCAGAAACCAAACCTAGCTTCTCCACCGCTGCTTACACCAGGAGGATCTAAGCGATTACCTCCGATTATCTTTCCACCGAATTTCATACAACAAGTGCCTGGTGAACCTTCATTGATAGATCAAGGACCAGCAGCCTCTTTGGCAACTGTGAGTCCCAAGGATAATCGACCCAGTACAGTTGAGGTGCAGCGGCCTCCGTTAACTTTGAGTTTGTCTAGGAGTGGACTAATCCCGAATGAATCTAACTTAAGGACTGGCTTGACGCCGAATATTTTGACACCCGGGCATCAACTACCTCCAACACACTATCCTTACCATCCATTGCCTTACTACCACGGACCCAAAGTAGATTCGCATGATGAATTAAAACCAAATAATGGTATGAACTTGGGTCTCGGAGTTCCAAATGCAAATGAGCTCAACAACAATCCCCAGTCACTCACGCCTGGTTTGGGATCCTTACTGGCATTTTCACCAGGTCAAACTTCACAAAGGACCATTGGCACATTACCGAGAAACGGTAGTCCTCAGGCGGACACAAGTGTTCAAGCGGACTCTACTGCCATCGAAGAAGCAGCTAACAAGGATTCCATCATCGAGCCTACTATATCGACGACTGGTACGAAGCAAAGAGGAACCTCTTTTTCGAATTCTCCTTCAAGAGCATCTGCACgtaagaagagaaagaccAGTGTTACATCAAAAGGTATaaaatcaaccaaaaatAGTCAAAAGAGTACTTCATATTCCACTGATCCTAAGTCTTTAGCAAAGAACAATAATGCTGATAAAGAAAGTGACGATGACCAAGAACGTAAACGTAAAGAGTTTTTAGAAAGGAATCGTGTGGCCGCCTCAAAATTCAGacaaaggaagaaagaatatatTAAGAAGGTTGAGATGGACCTAAAATTTTACGAAGCCGAGTATGAGGATATGTCTCGGGCGATGAACAAAATGTGTGGTATCAATCAAGGATCAAATTCACCGTCAAACTCGTTGGTTTGTATGCTTGAGACTGCAgtatcaaagaatgatATCCCTTCCTCATTATCCATCCTAACGCACATCAAACAAGTCCTCTATGAAACAAGATATTTTCAGCGCAATGGAAAGAACCCAAGATCTGGGATCGAATACTCTCAGGAATCggaagaagaggataaGCATGGCACAGATAAAGAGCGCTCTATGTCGCGAAGTCGGCATGGGAGCTTAGTAGGTcatccttcatcttcaaactccATTCAAAGTTCTGATAGCCATACGGCAGGCCCTATGGCAGCTTCTTTTATCGCTAATGGGGCACCACATTCATCGAGTACGCGTTCCAATGTTTCGTCATTGGGAATTGAGAGTGCGTCGATAGGAACAGATAATACTTCGGCGCCCTCCTCAGTGAGGCCGGACGATCCCAATGCTGCAGATTTCCCAGGCCCCTACGACGAGAAGAATCGGTCGACAGCACAGCCTGTTGCCAGTGCCATAGGGACGATCAGCACGCTCCCAGATGTGATAAACGGGAGACAAGTGATTCCGTTAAACGGAATCGACCCTCAACCAGATTCTAATTCAAACAACGTGTCAGAAATAAGGCAAAGCTCGCTGGTCAATATAACGACTTGCCTTGGCAGCCCGCAGCCGATACCCTCACAGTACCCAAATTCTAACTAG
- the RPC10 gene encoding DNA-directed RNA polymerase core subunit RPC10 (similar to Saccharomyces cerevisiae RPC10 (YHR143W-A); ancestral locus Anc_2.87), giving the protein MSREGFQIPTNLDVAAAGTSQARSATLKYICAECSSKLSLSRTDPVRCKNCGHRILLKARTKRMVQFEAR; this is encoded by the coding sequence ATGTCGCGTGAAGGTTTCCAGATCCCCACCAACTTGGATGTTGCTGCCGCTGGGACGTCCCAGGCCAGATCGGCCACTTTGAAATACATCTGTGCCGAATGCTCCAGCAAGTTATCACTATCAAGAACGGACCCAGTGCGTTGTAAGAACTGTGGTCACAGAATTCTATTGAAGGCCAGAACGAAGAGAATGGTCCAATTCGAAGCAAGGTAA